Proteins encoded by one window of Bacteroidia bacterium:
- a CDS encoding LptF/LptG family permease → MKVKILDLYIIKKFLGTFLFAIGLIVCIAVVFDISEKVDDFIERHAPLKAIAFDYYLNFIPYFANLFSPLFVFISVIFFTSKMAGQTEIIAILNSGISFNRFLRPYIISATVIAIASFYLNNWVIPHANLVRLQFENIYIKNPYVYRGRNIHRQIKPGEFVYFESYDNKANTGFMFSLEKFEEGKLVTKLMADRITWDSLTQKWSIENYTIRHINGMTEELKKGIRLDTALSIHPSEFNRRMNFIEAMDFSELNTYIKEEKQRGSEVIPFYEVEKYRRTSYPFATFILTLIGVAISSKKVRGGVGLQLGAGILLSFTYIMFMQVSTTFATNGNLPAVVAVWIPNFVYAVIALYLLRKAPK, encoded by the coding sequence TTGAAGGTAAAAATCTTAGATCTCTACATCATCAAGAAGTTTTTAGGCACTTTTCTTTTTGCCATAGGACTAATTGTTTGTATTGCCGTTGTATTTGATATTTCTGAAAAAGTAGATGATTTTATTGAGAGACATGCTCCTTTAAAAGCCATTGCATTTGATTATTACCTGAACTTCATTCCCTATTTTGCCAATTTATTCAGCCCATTATTTGTTTTTATTTCAGTTATTTTTTTCACTTCCAAAATGGCGGGGCAGACAGAAATTATTGCCATTTTAAACAGCGGTATCAGTTTTAACCGTTTTCTTCGACCCTATATTATCTCCGCTACAGTCATAGCAATAGCTTCTTTTTATTTAAACAACTGGGTGATTCCGCATGCAAACCTCGTACGGCTTCAATTCGAAAATATTTATATTAAAAATCCTTATGTCTATCGCGGTAGAAATATTCATCGGCAGATAAAACCCGGTGAGTTTGTTTATTTTGAAAGCTATGACAACAAAGCCAACACCGGTTTTATGTTCAGCCTTGAAAAATTTGAAGAAGGAAAGTTGGTAACTAAACTCATGGCTGATAGAATTACATGGGATTCATTAACCCAAAAGTGGAGCATTGAGAATTATACCATAAGGCATATTAATGGTATGACGGAAGAATTAAAAAAAGGAATACGATTAGATACAGCATTATCAATACATCCATCTGAATTTAACAGAAGAATGAACTTTATTGAAGCAATGGATTTTTCGGAACTCAATACCTATATTAAAGAAGAAAAACAACGTGGGTCAGAGGTTATTCCTTTTTACGAAGTTGAAAAGTACAGGCGAACATCCTATCCTTTCGCAACATTCATACTTACATTAATTGGCGTAGCCATATCCAGTAAAAAAGTTCGTGGTGGAGTTGGGCTGCAGTTAGGTGCAGGCATTTTGTTAAGTTTCACTTATATTATGTTTATGCAGGTGAGTACAACATTTGCAACAAATGGAAACCTGCCTGCAGTAGTTGCAGTATGGATACCTAATTTTGTGTATGCAGTTATTGCTTTATACTTATTACGAAAAGCACCTAAATAA
- a CDS encoding Mur ligase family protein, with protein sequence MRYHFIAIAGSAMHNLALALHQLGHEVSGSDDEIVEPAKTRLAKAGILPEKTGWFPEKINSEIDAVILGMHARADNPELTEAIRKNIKVFSYPEFLFEHSKNKTRVVIGGSHGKTTITSMILHVLKTSGINFDFMVGAQLDGFDTMVKLSNDAKFIILEGDEYLSSPIDRRPKFHLYHAHIGLISGIAWDHINVFPSLDIYEEQFRIFAREIPQDGKLFYCLNDATVKRVCEDKEVRATKFGYSIPKYIIRNGKTIIYDDIGNEVPLQVFGEHNLMNLEGARLICKSIGVSNDVFYNALKSFKGAAKRLELLAENDQFAVYKDFAHSPSKLKATLEAVRKQFPDRKLIACLELHTFSSLNENFLNEYKGTMADADVAIVYFNPKTIEHKKLPPITSEKIFLSFDRNDIKVMNDSMQLMDYLNSEDKQQVVYLMMSSGTFDGLDLKSFAESLNTSHQGV encoded by the coding sequence ATGAGATATCATTTTATTGCTATTGCAGGAAGTGCTATGCATAATTTGGCACTTGCCTTACATCAACTGGGTCATGAAGTGTCGGGTAGTGATGATGAAATTGTTGAACCTGCAAAGACAAGATTGGCCAAAGCAGGTATTTTACCGGAAAAAACAGGGTGGTTTCCAGAAAAAATAAATAGCGAAATTGATGCTGTTATTTTAGGCATGCATGCCCGGGCCGATAATCCTGAACTTACAGAAGCCATTCGGAAAAATATAAAAGTGTTTTCATATCCTGAATTTTTATTTGAGCACTCAAAAAATAAAACCAGAGTTGTAATTGGTGGCAGCCATGGAAAAACTACCATTACTTCAATGATTCTACATGTTTTGAAAACATCAGGAATTAATTTTGATTTTATGGTAGGCGCACAGCTTGATGGCTTTGATACTATGGTTAAATTATCTAACGATGCGAAGTTTATAATTTTAGAGGGAGATGAGTATTTATCCTCACCAATTGACAGACGCCCTAAGTTTCATTTATATCATGCCCATATCGGTCTCATTAGTGGCATAGCCTGGGATCATATTAATGTATTTCCATCACTTGATATTTATGAAGAACAATTCAGGATTTTTGCAAGAGAAATTCCACAGGATGGAAAATTGTTTTATTGTCTGAATGATGCAACAGTAAAAAGAGTTTGTGAAGATAAAGAAGTGAGAGCAACAAAATTTGGCTATTCTATTCCCAAATATATTATCAGAAATGGTAAGACAATAATCTATGATGATATAGGTAATGAAGTACCACTTCAAGTTTTTGGAGAACATAATCTGATGAATCTTGAAGGTGCTCGACTAATTTGTAAATCAATAGGTGTTAGCAACGATGTATTTTATAATGCACTGAAATCTTTTAAGGGAGCAGCCAAACGGCTTGAACTGCTTGCTGAGAATGATCAGTTTGCTGTTTATAAAGATTTTGCCCATTCACCATCAAAACTTAAAGCAACATTAGAAGCTGTACGCAAGCAATTTCCCGATAGAAAGTTAATTGCCTGTTTGGAGTTGCACACATTCAGCAGTTTGAATGAGAATTTTCTTAATGAGTATAAAGGCACAATGGCTGATGCCGATGTAGCAATTGTCTATTTTAATCCCAAAACTATTGAGCATAAGAAATTACCTCCAATAACTTCTGAAAAAATTTTCCTGTCTTTTGATAGGAACGACATAAAGGTTATGAACGATTCAATGCAATTGATGGATTATCTGAATTCAGAAGACAAACAACAAGTCGTTTATTTAATGATGAGTTCGGGAACTTTTGATGGATTAGATTTAAAATCTTTTGCAGAAAGTTTAAATACCTCTCATCAGGGAGTGTAA
- a CDS encoding alpha/beta hydrolase-fold protein, with translation MLLPKSEWKYDIISTLFSSKFLKRDVRIDYYLPAKYSDSSDILFLLDGQDAELLHLKDTLQKLSQLKKIKSIIVIAIHANKNRMQEYGVAGKADYLKRGKKAKQFSKFIVEELIAHCSSFTGIKFTPSKTAIAGFSLSGLTAFDLAWNHSSVFESAGVFSGSFWWRKKSYEDGYTDDDRIIHQVVRKSKSAPAIKCWIQTGTKDEIADRNKNGIIDSIDDARDLILEMKQKGVPSKNIKYVEIPEGQHNQSTWSAALPLFLCWAFGNKRKVDIY, from the coding sequence ATGTTATTACCTAAGTCTGAGTGGAAGTACGATATAATATCAACTCTCTTTTCAAGCAAGTTTCTCAAGCGTGATGTTCGCATTGACTACTACTTGCCTGCAAAATACTCTGATAGTTCCGATATTTTATTTTTGCTTGATGGCCAGGATGCAGAATTGTTACACCTAAAAGACACACTTCAGAAATTGTCGCAATTAAAAAAAATAAAATCAATCATTGTAATTGCTATTCACGCAAACAAAAACAGAATGCAGGAATATGGTGTGGCAGGCAAGGCTGACTATTTAAAGCGAGGGAAAAAGGCAAAACAATTTTCAAAATTTATAGTTGAAGAACTTATTGCCCATTGCAGCAGTTTTACAGGAATAAAATTTACACCATCCAAAACCGCAATAGCAGGGTTTTCATTGAGTGGATTAACAGCTTTTGATTTGGCATGGAACCATTCTTCAGTTTTTGAATCAGCAGGTGTTTTTAGTGGCAGCTTTTGGTGGAGAAAAAAATCATACGAAGATGGATATACAGATGACGACAGAATTATACATCAGGTTGTTAGAAAAAGTAAATCAGCACCGGCAATAAAGTGCTGGATTCAAACCGGCACTAAAGATGAAATTGCCGACAGGAACAAAAATGGCATTATAGATTCTATTGATGATGCTCGTGACTTGATTCTTGAAATGAAACAAAAAGGTGTTCCTTCAAAAAATATTAAATATGTTGAAATTCCCGAAGGGCAACATAATCAGTCAACATGGTCGGCAGCCCTACCCCTGTTTTTGTGTTGGGCATTTGGGAATAAAAGAAAAGTTGACATTTATTAA
- a CDS encoding helicase HerA-like domain-containing protein yields MSLTEQFKEVVNKEYQFKGDSIVLGAPVLKGEALTGCFIKAPLKTFNRHGLIAGATGTGKTKTMQGIAESLSTKGVSCLLMDVKGDLSGLASPGTANPKIDERYQKLGLTWKPLQFPVEFLTLSDEKGVRLRATVSEFGPVLFSKILDLNDTQQGVVSLIFKYCDDKQLPLLDLKDFKKVLQFLTNEGKNEIKADYGAISTASASTIIRKIIEIEQQGAEKFFGEKSFDVEDLIGVDENGNGKLNIIRLTDIQDKPKLFSTFMLSLLAEVYSTFPEVGDPDAPRLVIFIDEAHLIFNNASKVLLDQIETVIKLIRSKGIGVFFVTQSPEDIPAAVLAQLGLKVQHAFRVFTANDRKALKLIAENYPLSDYYKVDELLTTLGIGEAAITVLNEKGVPTPIAHTLLCTPASRMDILTPDELAKCISKSRLTSKYNESLNRESAFELLSKKLETQVAENTKTTKEAEVKEEPSQLDQVLNSSTGKQVMRTVTSVLTRSLLGALGLGATRRKKSGWF; encoded by the coding sequence ATGAGCTTAACAGAACAATTCAAGGAAGTAGTAAATAAAGAATATCAATTTAAAGGAGACAGTATTGTACTTGGGGCTCCGGTACTTAAAGGAGAAGCATTGACAGGATGTTTCATCAAAGCACCTTTGAAAACATTTAACCGTCATGGTTTAATTGCAGGCGCCACTGGTACAGGGAAAACCAAAACCATGCAGGGTATTGCAGAATCACTTTCTACCAAAGGTGTTTCCTGTTTATTAATGGATGTAAAAGGCGATTTAAGTGGTTTGGCAAGTCCGGGAACGGCAAATCCAAAAATAGATGAACGCTATCAGAAATTAGGACTTACCTGGAAGCCCTTGCAATTTCCGGTTGAGTTTTTGACTTTATCAGATGAAAAAGGTGTTCGCTTACGAGCTACAGTATCTGAATTTGGCCCTGTTCTTTTTTCTAAAATCCTTGACTTGAATGATACACAACAAGGCGTTGTTTCCCTAATATTTAAATACTGTGATGATAAGCAACTTCCTTTACTTGATCTTAAAGATTTTAAAAAAGTATTGCAATTTTTAACCAACGAAGGAAAAAATGAAATTAAAGCTGACTATGGCGCCATTAGCACTGCATCAGCATCTACAATTATTCGAAAAATTATTGAAATAGAGCAGCAAGGAGCGGAGAAATTTTTTGGTGAAAAGTCTTTTGATGTTGAAGACCTGATAGGTGTTGACGAAAATGGTAATGGCAAATTAAATATCATCAGACTGACTGACATTCAGGATAAGCCTAAATTATTTTCCACTTTCATGCTGAGTTTATTGGCTGAAGTCTATTCAACATTTCCTGAAGTTGGAGACCCGGATGCGCCTCGATTGGTAATCTTTATAGATGAAGCACATTTGATATTTAATAATGCATCGAAAGTATTATTAGATCAGATTGAAACAGTAATAAAGTTAATTCGCTCCAAAGGGATAGGTGTATTTTTTGTTACACAATCACCTGAAGATATACCGGCTGCCGTATTGGCGCAGTTGGGTTTAAAAGTGCAGCATGCTTTCAGGGTATTTACTGCAAATGACAGAAAGGCACTAAAGCTTATTGCAGAAAACTATCCGCTTTCAGACTATTATAAAGTAGATGAGTTACTTACGACTTTAGGTATAGGTGAAGCTGCCATCACTGTTTTAAATGAAAAAGGTGTGCCAACTCCAATAGCACATACGCTGCTTTGTACACCTGCATCACGAATGGACATTTTAACTCCTGATGAATTAGCAAAATGTATTTCAAAATCTCGTCTGACATCAAAATATAATGAATCACTTAACCGGGAAAGCGCATTCGAGTTATTGTCAAAAAAATTAGAAACACAAGTTGCTGAAAATACTAAAACGACTAAAGAGGCTGAAGTAAAAGAAGAACCTAGTCAGCTAGATCAGGTATTAAACAGTTCTACAGGAAAACAAGTGATGAGAACGGTTACCAGTGTGCTTACAAGAAGCCTACTCGGAGCATTAGGCTTAGGTGCAACCAGACGAAAAAAGTCAGGCTGGTTCTGA
- a CDS encoding transglycosylase domain-containing protein has translation MSEVKNPQVAIATEIYTEDSVLIGKYYHENRTPLSFDSISTYAVQALVATEDVRFYKHFGLDLYALISGAYSTAKGDERGASTITQQLAKNMYSIRKKANQGLLQHIPFIGTLVSKSKEWVTSIKLEMFYSKDEILEMYFNTVDFGNNWFGIKVAAQNYFSKQPSELNLQEAATLIGLLKATSSYNPLNNKKRSLARRNIVLSQMQKYGYISQAVFDSISPMPLNIKRPKNQSATKDSYLRQLIAKIVKSYCDENDININEDGLKIYTTINSHLQSYAEAAVKEHLRKVQKQFDEHWGKQNPWRDDNGREIINFANTAVAFTQSYDRLKNQFASSPDSISFYLNKKKDMKVFTYSGAKDTVMSTMDSLKYYARLLNAGTMSLNPLTGEIKAYVGGVDFDFFKFDHVIQSKRQPGSTFKPFAYLAALEDTFSPCSRLDDVPVSIEYDGGQIWQPFNSTGTFTYSSKTLRRALAQSVNSITAQIAEIVGWEKIVECAHRAGVKSRLDTVPSICLGTSDVSVYEMTCAYAPFINGGKSVEPVLVKRICANDGTVLKEFVPEFRQVLTEENAWLMLYMLQGTIQEPGGTSQALWGYSVFKNGNDVAGKTGTTSNYSDAWYMGVTHDLVTGVWVGAPYRSVHFRNSSGQGSRMALPIFGKMLEKAYLDPKSGVAPGKFKKPKKITKSIYCDNDDIELESADSLLNDSLKNTEMIILENDSLESDSLQDIGN, from the coding sequence ATGAGCGAGGTGAAAAACCCACAAGTGGCAATTGCTACAGAAATTTATACTGAAGACAGTGTGCTAATTGGAAAATATTATCATGAAAACCGAACTCCTTTGAGTTTTGACTCAATTTCAACTTATGCAGTGCAAGCACTTGTTGCCACAGAAGATGTTCGGTTTTATAAGCATTTCGGCCTTGACCTTTATGCCTTAATTAGTGGTGCCTATTCCACTGCCAAAGGTGATGAGCGTGGCGCAAGTACTATAACACAACAATTAGCTAAGAATATGTACAGTATCCGCAAAAAAGCCAATCAGGGTTTGTTGCAGCATATTCCTTTTATTGGTACATTGGTAAGTAAATCAAAAGAATGGGTAACATCAATTAAGTTGGAAATGTTTTATTCAAAGGATGAAATATTGGAAATGTATTTTAATACTGTAGATTTTGGTAACAATTGGTTTGGTATAAAGGTTGCGGCACAAAACTATTTCAGTAAGCAGCCATCAGAACTCAATTTGCAGGAGGCCGCTACTCTGATAGGATTGCTAAAAGCCACCAGCAGTTATAATCCTCTGAATAATAAAAAGCGATCGTTAGCCAGAAGAAATATTGTATTGTCACAGATGCAGAAGTACGGATATATCAGTCAGGCTGTTTTTGATTCAATTAGTCCAATGCCATTAAATATTAAACGACCAAAAAATCAATCTGCAACAAAAGATTCTTATTTGAGACAGCTAATTGCAAAGATTGTTAAAAGCTATTGTGATGAAAATGACATAAACATTAATGAAGATGGATTGAAAATTTACACAACCATCAACTCTCACCTGCAAAGCTATGCTGAGGCCGCTGTTAAAGAGCATTTGAGAAAAGTGCAAAAGCAATTTGATGAACATTGGGGTAAACAAAACCCATGGCGTGACGACAATGGCAGAGAAATTATAAACTTTGCTAATACTGCCGTGGCATTTACGCAGTCATACGACCGTTTAAAAAATCAATTTGCTTCATCACCTGATTCTATATCTTTTTATTTAAACAAGAAAAAAGATATGAAAGTATTTACTTACAGCGGTGCGAAAGATACCGTGATGTCAACAATGGATTCATTGAAGTATTATGCTCGCTTGTTAAATGCAGGAACTATGTCCTTGAATCCGCTCACCGGTGAAATTAAAGCTTATGTTGGTGGTGTGGATTTTGATTTTTTTAAATTTGATCATGTTATACAATCAAAACGTCAGCCGGGATCAACGTTTAAGCCATTTGCCTATCTGGCAGCATTAGAAGATACTTTTAGCCCTTGCAGTAGGTTAGATGATGTGCCTGTTTCTATTGAATATGATGGTGGTCAAATTTGGCAGCCTTTTAATAGTACAGGCACATTTACTTATTCAAGTAAGACTTTAAGACGGGCATTGGCACAGTCAGTCAATTCCATTACGGCACAAATTGCTGAAATAGTTGGATGGGAAAAAATTGTTGAATGTGCACATAGGGCAGGTGTAAAAAGTCGTTTGGATACTGTGCCATCAATTTGTTTAGGCACCAGTGATGTGAGTGTTTATGAGATGACTTGTGCTTATGCACCATTTATAAATGGCGGAAAAAGTGTAGAACCTGTTTTAGTTAAGAGAATCTGTGCTAATGATGGAACAGTTCTCAAAGAGTTTGTGCCCGAATTCAGGCAAGTTCTCACTGAAGAGAATGCCTGGTTAATGTTGTATATGTTGCAAGGTACGATACAGGAACCGGGCGGAACATCACAGGCATTGTGGGGCTATTCTGTTTTTAAGAATGGAAATGATGTTGCTGGAAAAACCGGTACTACTTCAAATTATTCCGATGCATGGTATATGGGTGTTACTCATGATTTAGTGACAGGTGTTTGGGTTGGTGCTCCGTATAGAAGTGTACATTTCAGAAATTCATCAGGCCAGGGCTCACGAATGGCACTTCCAATTTTCGGAAAAATGTTAGAGAAGGCATATCTCGATCCAAAGTCGGGTGTTGCTCCGGGAAAATTCAAAAAGCCAAAGAAAATTACCAAAAGTATTTATTGTGATAACGATGATATTGAACTTGAATCCGCAGATTCTTTATTAAATGATTCATTGAAAAATACAGAAATGATAATTCTTGA